The following proteins come from a genomic window of Balearica regulorum gibbericeps isolate bBalReg1 chromosome 19, bBalReg1.pri, whole genome shotgun sequence:
- the RAD51D gene encoding DNA repair protein RAD51 homolog 4 isoform X1, protein MVVLRAGLCPGLTEEMIRLLRANDIRTVVDFVSSDLEDVAQKCSLSYKVLVAVRRVLLAQFSAFPANGADLYEDLKSSTAILPTGSPSLDQLLDSGLYTGEVTELMGAPGSGKTQVCLGIAASVSLGLKQHVLFLDSTGGFTASRLYQMLRARAEDEEEQLEALQRIQVVRVFDVYEMLSALQELRDRLSQQVVSSAGPFKIVVIDSVSAVIYPLLGGKQSEGLAIMMQLARELKTLAREFSLAVVVTNQVTRDSSTGPLKPALGRSWSFVPSTRVLLESKEAAWEKATTQRVASLAKSPRQVRLPGPVPLVMEKQLCDLELASEQRGGSWG, encoded by the exons ATGGTGGTCCTGcgggctgggctctgccctggTCTCACCGAAGAAATGATCCGGCTTCTCAGGGCAAATGACATCAGGACAG TGGTGGATTTCGTGTCATCAGACCTGGAGGATGTTGCCCAGAAGTGTTCTCTGTCTTACAAG GTGCTGGTTGCAGTGAGACGTGTGCTCCTGGCCCAgttctctgccttccctgccaATGGAGCAGACCTCTATGAGGACCTCAAGAGCTCCACAGCCATCCTGCCCACTGGGAGCCCAAG CCTGGACCAGCTGCTGGACTCTGGGCTGTACACGGGGGAAGTGACAGAGCTCATGGGAGCGCCGGGCAGTGGGAAAACGCAG GTGTGTCTGGGCATCGCAGCCAGCGTGTCTCTCGGCCTCAAGCAGCACGTCCTGTTTCTTGACTCCACGGGGGGGTTCACCGCCTCCCGTCTCTACCAGATGCTTCGAGCCCGGGCAGAGGACGAGGAAGAACAG CTGGAGGCTCTGCAGCGGATCCAGGTTGTCCGTGTGTTCGATGTCTATGAAATGCTGAGTGCCTTGCAGGAGCTGCGGGATCGCCTCTCCCAGCAG GTTGTGAGCTCCGCGGGACCTTTCAAGATTGTGGTGATCGACTCGGTCTCGGCTGTGATTTACCCGCTGCTGGGCGGCAAGCAGTCGGAGG GTTTGGCCATCATGATGCAGCTGGCCAGGGAGCTGAAGACACTGGCCAGGGAGTTCAGCCTTGCTGTTGTG GTGACTAACCAGGTGACAAGGGACAGCAGCACTGGTCCACTGAAGCCAGCCCTCGGCCGCTCCTGGAGCTTCGTGCCCAGCACCCGGGTGTTGCTGGAGAGCAAAGAAGCCGCCTGGGAGAAAGCCACCACACAGCGCGTCGCTTCCTTGGCAAAGTCACCCCGGCAGGTGAGGCTCCCCGGACCGGTCCCTCTGGTCATGGAGAAGCAGTTGTGTGACTTGGAGCTGGCTTCGGAGCAGAGGGGAGGGTCCTGGGGGTag
- the RAD51D gene encoding DNA repair protein RAD51 homolog 4 isoform X2, giving the protein MVVLRAGLCPGLTEEMIRLLRANDIRTVVDFVSSDLEDVAQKCSLSYKVLVAVRRVLLAQFSAFPANGADLYEDLKSSTAILPTGSPSLDQLLDSGLYTGEVTELMGAPGSGKTQVCLGIAASVSLGLKQHVLFLDSTGGFTASRLYQMLRARAEDEEEQLEALQRIQVVRVFDVYEMLSALQELRDRLSQQVVSSAGPFKIVVIDSVSAVIYPLLGGKQSEGLAIMMQLARELKTLAREFSLAVVVTNQVTRDSSTGPLKPALGRSWSFVPSTRVLLESKEAAWEKATTQRVASLAKSPRQPTGIQVELDIGNGDVQEPSPATPTQGL; this is encoded by the exons ATGGTGGTCCTGcgggctgggctctgccctggTCTCACCGAAGAAATGATCCGGCTTCTCAGGGCAAATGACATCAGGACAG TGGTGGATTTCGTGTCATCAGACCTGGAGGATGTTGCCCAGAAGTGTTCTCTGTCTTACAAG GTGCTGGTTGCAGTGAGACGTGTGCTCCTGGCCCAgttctctgccttccctgccaATGGAGCAGACCTCTATGAGGACCTCAAGAGCTCCACAGCCATCCTGCCCACTGGGAGCCCAAG CCTGGACCAGCTGCTGGACTCTGGGCTGTACACGGGGGAAGTGACAGAGCTCATGGGAGCGCCGGGCAGTGGGAAAACGCAG GTGTGTCTGGGCATCGCAGCCAGCGTGTCTCTCGGCCTCAAGCAGCACGTCCTGTTTCTTGACTCCACGGGGGGGTTCACCGCCTCCCGTCTCTACCAGATGCTTCGAGCCCGGGCAGAGGACGAGGAAGAACAG CTGGAGGCTCTGCAGCGGATCCAGGTTGTCCGTGTGTTCGATGTCTATGAAATGCTGAGTGCCTTGCAGGAGCTGCGGGATCGCCTCTCCCAGCAG GTTGTGAGCTCCGCGGGACCTTTCAAGATTGTGGTGATCGACTCGGTCTCGGCTGTGATTTACCCGCTGCTGGGCGGCAAGCAGTCGGAGG GTTTGGCCATCATGATGCAGCTGGCCAGGGAGCTGAAGACACTGGCCAGGGAGTTCAGCCTTGCTGTTGTG GTGACTAACCAGGTGACAAGGGACAGCAGCACTGGTCCACTGAAGCCAGCCCTCGGCCGCTCCTGGAGCTTCGTGCCCAGCACCCGGGTGTTGCTGGAGAGCAAAGAAGCCGCCTGGGAGAAAGCCACCACACAGCGCGTCGCTTCCTTGGCAAAGTCACCCCGGCAG CCGACAGGGATACAGGTGGAGCTGGATATTGGAAATGGTGATGTgcaggagcccagcccagcaaCACCCACACAGGGGCTGTGA
- the RAD51D gene encoding DNA repair protein RAD51 homolog 4 isoform X3, whose translation MVVLRAGLCPGLTEEMIRLLRANDIRTVVDFVSSDLEDVAQKCSLSYKVLVAVRRVLLAQFSAFPANGADLYEDLKSSTAILPTGSPSLDQLLDSGLYTGEVTELMGAPGSGKTQVCLGIAASVSLGLKQHVLFLDSTGGFTASRLYQMLRARAEDEEEQLEALQRIQVVRVFDVYEMLSALQELRDRLSQQVVSSAGPFKIVVIDSVSAVIYPLLGGKQSEGLAIMMQLARELKTLAREFSLAVVVTNQVTRDSSTGPLKPALGRSWSFVPSTRVLLESKEAAWEKATTQRVASLAKSPRQVTMFLMLVLLS comes from the exons ATGGTGGTCCTGcgggctgggctctgccctggTCTCACCGAAGAAATGATCCGGCTTCTCAGGGCAAATGACATCAGGACAG TGGTGGATTTCGTGTCATCAGACCTGGAGGATGTTGCCCAGAAGTGTTCTCTGTCTTACAAG GTGCTGGTTGCAGTGAGACGTGTGCTCCTGGCCCAgttctctgccttccctgccaATGGAGCAGACCTCTATGAGGACCTCAAGAGCTCCACAGCCATCCTGCCCACTGGGAGCCCAAG CCTGGACCAGCTGCTGGACTCTGGGCTGTACACGGGGGAAGTGACAGAGCTCATGGGAGCGCCGGGCAGTGGGAAAACGCAG GTGTGTCTGGGCATCGCAGCCAGCGTGTCTCTCGGCCTCAAGCAGCACGTCCTGTTTCTTGACTCCACGGGGGGGTTCACCGCCTCCCGTCTCTACCAGATGCTTCGAGCCCGGGCAGAGGACGAGGAAGAACAG CTGGAGGCTCTGCAGCGGATCCAGGTTGTCCGTGTGTTCGATGTCTATGAAATGCTGAGTGCCTTGCAGGAGCTGCGGGATCGCCTCTCCCAGCAG GTTGTGAGCTCCGCGGGACCTTTCAAGATTGTGGTGATCGACTCGGTCTCGGCTGTGATTTACCCGCTGCTGGGCGGCAAGCAGTCGGAGG GTTTGGCCATCATGATGCAGCTGGCCAGGGAGCTGAAGACACTGGCCAGGGAGTTCAGCCTTGCTGTTGTG GTGACTAACCAGGTGACAAGGGACAGCAGCACTGGTCCACTGAAGCCAGCCCTCGGCCGCTCCTGGAGCTTCGTGCCCAGCACCCGGGTGTTGCTGGAGAGCAAAGAAGCCGCCTGGGAGAAAGCCACCACACAGCGCGTCGCTTCCTTGGCAAAGTCACCCCGGCAG GTCACCATGTTCCTCATGCTTGTCTTACTCTCCTGA